TCCTCATCAAACAAAATCACCAAAGTATCCCTACCCTCCTCAAGCGAGATGTTCCCCGTGAACGAAAGCTCACTCCTAGTCTTCAGCAACAATTCAATAGTCCGCTTGAAAACCCTAACATAATCCACACTCCTCTCCACCCACACGTCGTACACACCATCAGAGACGAAAGTTATCCTCCCAGTGTTCCCAGCTGCAATGGTGGCGGTAACGGCGGCAATTTCATCCCGATAAAACCTGAAATCAACGGGGAGACTGAGATGCTTCTTCCCCTCAGGAGTATTGAAGATAACAACATTCCAATCCTTTTTCTCTGGGTCGTTTGCTATCTTCTTGAGCAAGTGGTTAAGCCCCCATGCTAACCCTCCAAGAACTGGAGCGGCTTTTCTTCTGTCGAATTCGCCCTTTCCAGCCCTCTTTGCTATTGCCGAGAAGTGGAGTGCGAGGGTCATTGGTGGGATGTCAAGGTTTTCGACGATTACTGGATCGGCGAAGAATACTGAGAGGGCCTCAAGAGTGCTCTTGTACTTGATGTCGTTCAAGTGGGTGAGCACGTGCATGAGTAGGGGCTTGTATTGGTATGTTCTTATTAGCATGTATGCAGTGTTGTCTGGGTCGTTGTCGTTTAGGAGTATTTGGTTGGCTAGGGTTACTCCCAAGTGTTTTTCGAGGTATTCTTCAACTTCGCTTGGGGCTGAGTAGTATGAGTAAAGTTCGGTTTTTGTGCGGGGCATTTCTTTGATTAGTTTTTTGAGTGTTGGGATGTATTGGTTTGGTTCTTCTTTGTGGATTTTGTGGTGGATTTCGATGAAGTTTATCACGTCTCCTAAGTGCATGATTGTGTTTGGTGCGAGTTTTTTGAATTCTTCTGGGGTTGGTTTTGTTGCGGCTAGTGCTGTTAGTGCGAAGATTCTTGAGAGGTGTTTTTGCCTTATTATTCTCAAGAATTCTGCTTTTTCTTCGAGCGATATTGGCCCGAAGGCTCTTTTGATTTCTTCGATGTACTCTTCAGTGTATTTCTTTTTGAATGAGAGCATGTCTTGCAGATAAACTTGACAAAAATTTTCCATCCTCACCGATTACCCCCCTTAACCCATCTTTAATCTTTGTGTTAATTTGGAAGCTTAAATTATTTTAATCTTTTGGATGACTCCCTCTGATCTTGAAGATAGGAGTCCACTAATGGGTTCCTTATCGAAGTCTCAAAAACCAAAACCTTTTTATTAAGTTGTTTGGAAATTTGAGACATGACGCTTACAAAAGGTGAGGTTAAAGTCTTAACACACATTAAGGGTGGGAAGACACTAAAAGAACTTTCAAATGAGTTGGGATTATCAAAGGGGTATCTTTCCACAATACTACACTCCCTTGAAAGGAAGGGCCTTGTAGTATTTGAAGGGAAAAAGCCTCTCATCATAAAGCCTGCCGAAAATAAGGTAATGATCATATTTCGGCTTGTTCAAAAGTCATTTTCTTATCTTCCTCTTGATGAATTGCTCTCTGGGGGGAATCTTAAAGTTCTCTCAGCTCTTAAGGTTGAAACCCCCCAGCCATTATGGTTACTTCTTTTGAGGGCAAATGTAAGCAGAGCAACACTTTATCGGGCATTGAAAGAACTCAGGGAGAGACTTATTGTAGGAAAACGAGAAGAAGGTTACTTCTTAGTGGAGCGTTTTGCCCCACTTAAAACCTTTGCTGACGAGTACTTTTATCTTCAGAACTCGATGAAGGCAATGGAATTCGATCCAAATGCGACTCTCGTATGGAGTGGTGTTGAAGAGATGATTTTGGCGACAACAACCTTTAAAGGGAAGAGTGTTGATGGCTTTCAACTTACGGGTTTAGCACGTTTTTCGGATTATGGCATCCCTCTGATTTCCTCGGGAATTTACCATTACTATTGGCCAGCTGAAGAGTTAAGTCTTGAGGATGTTGTCGTCCACACTCTTGTGAGTCTTTATGGCGCAAGAGAGCTACTTTATGTAATTGTTCTTCTTAAAACCCACCCTTTTGATAAGAAAAAACTCCAAATGCTCGCTACCAAGTTTGAAGTGATAAACACTCTCAATGATATTCTCGAATATCTCGCTGGAAAAAAGAAAGCATATCCATTCCCCTCGGAAGAGGAAGTGAAAGAGTTGTGTAATCAATATTTTGGAGGGTGTGAAGAATGATAACAAGGGAAAGACTGGTTGAAGAGTTTCGTGCACTTGACGAAAAAGCAATGCTTATGGGCTCTGATGTGGTAAGATTGTACTTAATTGGTGGTGGCAATCTTGCCTTGAGAGGTCTTAAAGAAGCAACTGCAGATATTGATGTAGTAGTTGAGAATCTTAACTTGCTGAAAAAGTTTGAGAGCATTCTTACTAATCCTTCTCCTC
This genomic window from Thermococcus alcaliphilus contains:
- a CDS encoding MarR family transcriptional regulator, whose protein sequence is MTLTKGEVKVLTHIKGGKTLKELSNELGLSKGYLSTILHSLERKGLVVFEGKKPLIIKPAENKVMIIFRLVQKSFSYLPLDELLSGGNLKVLSALKVETPQPLWLLLLRANVSRATLYRALKELRERLIVGKREEGYFLVERFAPLKTFADEYFYLQNSMKAMEFDPNATLVWSGVEEMILATTTFKGKSVDGFQLTGLARFSDYGIPLISSGIYHYYWPAEELSLEDVVVHTLVSLYGARELLYVIVLLKTHPFDKKKLQMLATKFEVINTLNDILEYLAGKKKAYPFPSEEEVKELCNQYFGGCEE